The following are from one region of the Hydrogenophaga sp. BPS33 genome:
- the ydiJ gene encoding D-2-hydroxyglutarate dehydrogenase YdiJ, which yields MTTARARRPAIAPIRLPPGAAMGYRAFLGALSAAGFEGEISGRYADRTVLATDNSIYQRLPQAVVFPRHAEDVQRLARLADEPAHHGIVLTARGGGTGTNGQSLTDGIVVDLSRHMNRILSINPAARRVRVQAGVVKDQLNAALKPHGLFFAPELSTSNRATIGGMVNTDASGQGSCAYGKTRDHVRALDCVLLGGERFESHALPEADFQARLAQAGRVGDAYRSAAHIADTQGARIAEKFPPLNRCLTGYDLAHLREADGRFNLNSVLCGAEGSLGFIVEAELGVLPIPRYAVLVNVRYASFMDALRDAQVLMAHRPLSIETVDSQVLQLAMQDIVWNSVAPYFPTGHDTVATQGINLVEFSGDDVAEVDAKVAAFAAHLRCDTSVVRLGHTLAAGAQAVECVYGMRKRAVGLLGNVQGEARPQPFVEDTAVPPENLADYIAEFRALLDRHGLRYGMFGHVDAGVLHVRPALDMKDPAQAALVRAVSDGVADLTQRYGGLLWGEHGKGVRSEYAPRFFGELYPALQQLKAAFDPRNQLNPGKIATPATLPLARLLKIDGVPLRGDADRGIDERVWQSYGAAMHCNGNGACYNFDPDDAMCPSWKGTRERRHSPKGRAALMREWLRLQQQAGADVLQTATGGFWRGFVQRWRNTRNCPDDFSHEVYEAMAGCLACKSCAGQCPVKVSVPEFRARFLALYHQRYLRPLKDYLIGSLEFTVPWLARWPAAYNGVMGSPWMRRALERHAGMVDSPLLSRFDFAATCARLGLREATPALLEGLSPAERKRSVVLVPDAFTRWFDTPVFAAFAELVVRLGYRAYLAPFRPNGKPLHAQGFLPRFERAARRNAALLAELARTGVPLVGLDPAMTLVYRQEYLGVEGAAPVSVVRLPQEWLLDAWPDTARATLPVRYRLLAHCTEKTNAPASAAMWLQLFDRAGLSLTAQASGCCGMSGTYGHESRNVATSRVIFEQSWRPLLESPADPDGELLATGYSCRSQVQRWKGQRLRHPVEVLLQALDVPQAARHLALGTRPIR from the coding sequence ATGACAACGGCCCGCGCGCGACGACCCGCCATCGCCCCGATACGCCTGCCACCAGGCGCGGCCATGGGCTACCGCGCGTTCCTGGGGGCCCTGAGCGCTGCGGGCTTCGAGGGCGAGATCAGTGGCCGGTACGCCGACCGCACGGTGCTGGCCACGGACAACTCGATCTACCAGCGCCTGCCGCAGGCGGTGGTGTTCCCACGGCACGCCGAGGACGTCCAGCGGCTGGCGCGCCTGGCCGACGAGCCCGCGCACCACGGCATCGTGCTGACCGCGCGCGGGGGCGGCACCGGCACCAACGGGCAGTCGCTCACGGACGGCATCGTGGTCGATCTCTCGCGGCACATGAACCGCATCCTGTCGATCAACCCCGCCGCGCGGCGCGTGCGCGTGCAGGCCGGCGTGGTGAAAGACCAGCTCAACGCCGCGCTCAAACCGCACGGCCTGTTCTTCGCGCCCGAGCTCTCCACCAGCAACCGCGCGACCATCGGTGGCATGGTCAACACCGATGCCAGTGGGCAGGGAAGCTGCGCCTACGGCAAGACACGCGACCACGTGCGCGCGCTCGACTGCGTGCTGCTCGGCGGCGAGCGCTTCGAAAGCCATGCGCTCCCCGAAGCCGACTTCCAGGCGCGGCTGGCGCAAGCGGGCAGGGTGGGCGACGCGTACCGCAGCGCGGCCCACATCGCCGACACGCAAGGCGCTCGCATCGCCGAGAAATTTCCGCCCCTCAACCGCTGCCTCACGGGTTACGACCTGGCCCACTTGCGTGAAGCCGATGGCCGTTTCAACCTCAACAGCGTGCTGTGTGGCGCCGAAGGCTCGCTGGGCTTCATCGTCGAAGCCGAGCTGGGCGTGCTGCCGATTCCGCGCTACGCCGTGCTGGTCAATGTGCGTTACGCCAGCTTCATGGACGCCTTGCGCGATGCGCAGGTCTTGATGGCGCACCGGCCTCTGTCCATCGAAACGGTGGACTCGCAGGTGCTGCAGCTGGCCATGCAGGACATCGTGTGGAACAGCGTGGCCCCGTACTTCCCGACCGGGCACGACACGGTCGCCACGCAGGGCATCAACCTGGTGGAGTTCAGCGGCGACGATGTGGCCGAGGTCGACGCGAAGGTGGCCGCATTTGCCGCTCACCTGCGCTGCGACACCAGCGTGGTCCGGCTGGGCCATACGCTGGCGGCGGGTGCCCAGGCGGTGGAGTGCGTGTACGGCATGCGCAAGCGCGCCGTCGGCCTGCTGGGCAATGTGCAAGGAGAAGCGCGGCCGCAGCCCTTCGTGGAAGACACGGCAGTGCCACCGGAGAACCTGGCCGACTACATCGCCGAATTCCGCGCGCTGCTCGACCGGCATGGCCTGCGCTACGGCATGTTCGGCCACGTGGATGCCGGCGTGCTGCACGTGCGCCCGGCACTCGATATGAAGGACCCGGCCCAGGCGGCGCTGGTGCGCGCCGTGTCGGACGGCGTGGCCGATCTCACGCAGCGTTACGGCGGCTTGTTGTGGGGCGAGCACGGCAAAGGCGTGCGCAGCGAATACGCGCCCAGGTTCTTTGGTGAGCTCTACCCGGCCTTGCAGCAACTCAAGGCGGCGTTCGATCCGCGCAACCAGTTGAACCCCGGAAAGATCGCCACACCCGCCACGCTGCCGCTGGCGCGGTTGTTGAAGATCGATGGCGTGCCGCTGCGGGGCGACGCCGATCGCGGTATCGACGAGCGCGTGTGGCAAAGCTACGGCGCCGCCATGCATTGCAACGGCAATGGCGCCTGCTACAACTTCGACCCCGACGATGCCATGTGCCCGTCGTGGAAGGGCACGCGCGAGCGCCGGCATTCGCCCAAGGGACGGGCCGCGCTGATGCGCGAATGGCTGCGCTTGCAGCAGCAGGCCGGTGCCGACGTGCTGCAGACCGCCACGGGTGGTTTCTGGCGTGGGTTCGTCCAGCGCTGGCGCAACACCCGCAACTGCCCGGACGATTTTTCGCACGAGGTGTACGAAGCCATGGCCGGCTGCCTGGCGTGCAAGAGTTGCGCGGGCCAGTGCCCGGTAAAGGTGAGCGTGCCCGAGTTCCGCGCGCGCTTTCTGGCGCTGTACCACCAGCGCTACCTGCGCCCGCTGAAGGACTACCTCATCGGCTCGCTGGAATTCACGGTGCCGTGGCTCGCGCGCTGGCCTGCGGCCTACAACGGCGTGATGGGCTCGCCGTGGATGCGGCGCGCGCTGGAGCGCCACGCCGGCATGGTCGACAGCCCGCTGCTCAGCCGGTTCGACTTTGCCGCCACCTGCGCCCGCCTGGGTCTGCGCGAAGCGACGCCCGCGCTGTTGGAGGGCCTCTCGCCCGCCGAGCGCAAGCGCAGCGTGGTGCTGGTGCCAGACGCGTTCACCCGCTGGTTCGACACCCCGGTGTTCGCCGCTTTCGCCGAGCTGGTGGTGCGACTGGGTTACCGCGCCTACCTGGCGCCGTTCAGGCCCAACGGCAAGCCCCTGCACGCACAAGGCTTCCTGCCGCGTTTCGAACGCGCCGCGCGGCGCAACGCGGCCTTGCTGGCCGAGCTCGCGCGCACCGGCGTTCCCCTGGTGGGGCTGGACCCGGCGATGACGCTGGTGTATCGGCAGGAATACCTCGGCGTCGAAGGTGCGGCACCGGTGTCTGTCGTGCGCCTGCCGCAAGAGTGGCTGCTCGACGCCTGGCCGGATACCGCGCGCGCGACGCTGCCGGTGCGCTACCGGCTGCTCGCGCATTGCACCGAGAAGACCAACGCGCCCGCGAGCGCAGCGATGTGGCTGCAGCTGTTCGACCGCGCCGGCCTCAGCTTGACGGCGCAGGCCAGCGGCTGCTGCGGCATGTCGGGCACCTACGGCCACGAATCGCGCAACGTCGCGACGTCCCGCGTGATCTTCGAGCAGAGCTGGCGGCCCTTGCTGGAGTCCCCGGCAGATCCCGACGGCGAGCTGCTCGCCACGGGCTATTCATGCCGCAGCCAGGTGCAGCGGTGGAAGGGGCAACGCCTGCGACACCCGGTCGAAGTGTTGCTGCAGGCGCTGGACGTGCCGCAGGCCGCGCGTCACTTGGCCTTGGGCACGCGCCCCATCAGGTAG
- a CDS encoding transporter substrate-binding domain-containing protein: MNTTPAHTHPAMLAPEAVRLAFAPQGRLCASINAGNAVLARRDPHGPGGVSVDLARAFAAELGAELDTIVFDGAAKSVQALREERADIGFFAIDPARSEGIRFTPPYVLIEGSYLVRDGDARVSGDEVDRAGTHVVVAQGSAYDLFLTRELRHATLVRTATSQVVVDTMLADGHPVAAGVRQQLEQDAARLGGVRLLPGSFMVIRQAMGCPQSKGDAAAAYLSDFVERMKATGFVREALKRNGIEGASVAP, translated from the coding sequence ATGAACACCACGCCTGCTCACACCCATCCCGCCATGCTCGCTCCCGAGGCCGTGCGCCTTGCCTTCGCACCCCAGGGGCGCTTGTGCGCTTCCATCAACGCCGGCAATGCTGTGCTCGCGCGGCGCGACCCGCACGGGCCGGGCGGGGTCTCGGTGGACCTGGCGCGCGCCTTCGCCGCCGAGCTCGGCGCGGAGCTGGACACCATCGTGTTCGACGGCGCCGCCAAGTCGGTGCAAGCGCTGCGCGAGGAGCGTGCGGACATCGGTTTCTTCGCCATCGATCCGGCGCGCAGCGAGGGCATCCGTTTCACGCCGCCCTATGTGTTGATCGAAGGCAGTTACCTGGTGCGCGACGGCGATGCGCGGGTGTCCGGCGACGAGGTGGACCGCGCCGGCACGCACGTCGTGGTGGCCCAGGGCAGCGCCTACGACCTGTTCCTCACGCGCGAGTTGCGCCACGCCACGCTGGTGCGCACCGCCACATCGCAGGTGGTGGTGGACACCATGCTCGCCGACGGCCATCCGGTGGCCGCGGGCGTGCGCCAGCAACTGGAACAGGATGCGGCCCGCCTGGGCGGCGTGCGCCTGCTGCCCGGCAGCTTCATGGTGATCCGCCAGGCCATGGGCTGCCCGCAGAGCAAAGGGGACGCCGCTGCCGCCTACCTCAGCGACTTTGTCGAGCGCATGAAGGCCACGGGCTTCGTGCGCGAGGCTTTGAAGCGCAACGGCATCGAGGGCGCGTCCGTCGCTCCATGA
- a CDS encoding Bug family tripartite tricarboxylate transporter substrate binding protein produces MEHNALNRRTALGLIAITVTGAARAQSGDYPNKPVKIVVGFTAGGPTDQVARIIANHLGEKLGQSVIVDARPGAAGSIGAAYAAKQPADGYTLYLAVQTTHAVAPYLYPNVGYDAVKDFTGIVRVVHNPLLMVVNPSFPVKSLGELVAYAKANPGKINFSTGGIGSSPHMSMELFRKAAGVDLTSVHYKGDAAALVDLLGGQVQMMMSSIAGLLPSVQQGKLRPLAVSGLQRSPMAPDIPTIAESGYPGFEVITWFGLVTVAKTPPAVVERINRETLALLKQPEVREQFTKMGFEIVPNSASEFTRFIAEENVKWGGLVRQLGLKAE; encoded by the coding sequence ATGGAACACAACGCCTTGAACCGCCGCACAGCGCTCGGCCTCATCGCCATCACCGTCACCGGCGCCGCTCGCGCGCAGAGCGGTGACTACCCCAACAAGCCGGTGAAGATCGTGGTCGGTTTCACCGCCGGCGGGCCGACCGATCAGGTCGCGCGCATCATTGCCAACCACCTGGGCGAGAAGCTCGGGCAGTCGGTGATCGTCGATGCGCGGCCCGGTGCGGCCGGCTCGATCGGTGCGGCCTATGCGGCCAAGCAACCGGCCGATGGCTACACGCTGTACCTTGCGGTGCAGACCACGCACGCCGTGGCGCCGTACCTGTACCCCAACGTGGGCTACGACGCGGTGAAAGACTTCACCGGCATCGTGCGCGTGGTGCACAACCCGCTGCTGATGGTGGTGAACCCGTCGTTCCCGGTGAAGAGCCTGGGCGAGCTGGTGGCCTATGCCAAGGCGAATCCCGGCAAGATCAATTTCTCCACCGGGGGCATCGGGTCGTCGCCGCACATGTCGATGGAGCTGTTCCGCAAGGCTGCCGGCGTGGATCTCACCTCGGTGCACTACAAGGGCGACGCGGCGGCGCTGGTCGATCTGTTGGGCGGGCAGGTGCAGATGATGATGTCCAGCATTGCAGGTCTTCTGCCGTCGGTGCAGCAGGGCAAGCTGCGGCCCCTCGCGGTGTCTGGCCTGCAGCGCTCGCCGATGGCGCCCGACATCCCGACCATCGCAGAGTCCGGCTACCCGGGCTTCGAGGTCATCACCTGGTTCGGGCTGGTCACGGTGGCCAAGACGCCACCAGCGGTGGTGGAGCGCATCAACCGCGAAACGCTGGCCTTGCTCAAGCAGCCCGAGGTGCGCGAGCAGTTCACCAAGATGGGCTTTGAAATCGTGCCCAACTCGGCCAGCGAGTTCACCCGCTTCATTGCGGAAGAGAACGTGAAGTGGGGTGGCCTGGTCCGGCAACTGGGCCTGAAAGCCGAGTGA